The Sphingobium sp. BYY-5 genome contains a region encoding:
- a CDS encoding AraC family transcriptional regulator, protein MQDQLDRLCAIALRHSGKYVPGDRPRVGVYVGHQTALPEASMYEPMVCVVLQGAKQVTIGDRVLRYDPASYFVAALDLPAHGCIIEASADKPYIAAAMTLNREVLAELLCTAPERSSGEAAGFQVSAMTPELLEAWLRLLSLFDRPEEVAILGPLIEREILYRLLHGPQGHMLRQAAQTDSRLSRIRSAIGWIRAHFTAPLRIEALAEIAGMSAPSFHRHFKAATAMSPLQYQKALRLQEARRLLVAYGDAAATAYRVGYESPSQFSREYARMFGNSPLRDAALLRGAEPQVA, encoded by the coding sequence ATGCAGGATCAACTCGACAGGCTTTGCGCCATCGCCTTGCGTCATTCGGGCAAATATGTGCCCGGAGATAGGCCGCGCGTCGGCGTGTATGTCGGTCATCAGACCGCTCTGCCGGAGGCCAGCATGTATGAGCCGATGGTTTGCGTGGTGCTGCAGGGCGCCAAGCAGGTGACGATCGGCGATCGGGTACTGCGCTATGATCCGGCCAGTTATTTCGTTGCCGCGCTAGATCTGCCGGCGCACGGTTGCATCATCGAAGCTTCGGCCGACAAGCCCTATATTGCCGCCGCCATGACGCTGAACCGGGAGGTGCTGGCCGAATTGCTATGCACGGCGCCCGAACGATCATCGGGCGAGGCCGCGGGCTTCCAGGTGAGCGCGATGACACCCGAACTGCTGGAGGCCTGGCTGCGCCTGTTGTCGCTGTTCGACCGACCGGAGGAAGTAGCCATATTGGGGCCGTTGATCGAGCGGGAAATCCTCTATCGGCTGTTGCACGGGCCGCAGGGGCACATGCTGCGACAGGCGGCGCAGACCGACAGTCGCCTGTCGCGTATCCGCTCTGCGATCGGCTGGATCAGGGCGCACTTCACGGCGCCGCTGCGGATTGAGGCGCTGGCCGAGATCGCCGGGATGAGCGCCCCTTCCTTCCACCGCCATTTCAAGGCAGCGACGGCGATGAGTCCGCTGCAATATCAGAAGGCGCTGCGCTTGCAGGAAGCGCGTCGGCTGCTGGTAGCATATGGCGATGCCGCCGCGACCGCCTATCGCGTTGGTTATGAAAGTCCGTCGCAATTCAGCCGTGAATATGCCCGCATGTTCGGTAACTCGCCGCTGCGCGATGCGGCGTTGCTGCGCGGGGCGGAGCCGCAGGTCGCTTAG
- a CDS encoding AarF/UbiB family protein: MLKTIIVAARDRERLAEITAITTRFGLDMLLARLGLAKGDRAQADSVPDLPRRTRQALEALGPTYVKLGQILATRQDLLPEPWIAEFEKLHSAAPTLPFETLRPRLEEALGEPPETAFASFDPQPLAAASMAQVHRATLHDGRQVVVKIRRPGIRQRMQADLRLITHLAGIVEAGSKEARRFQPQALVQQLLDTVLEELDFTNEGRNADRLREDLATNRAIVVPAIHWRYCAETVLVMDYVEGVPPRDGDTLRAVGIDPAAIADLGAALVLDMVLVNGRFHGDPHPGNLLCLPGNRLALLDLGLIGHVSARRQQEFLTFILSLRSGDAQTLADTLIAWSQGSTPSRERVLTAADFLVARHGSGPLILGRMVADFFPLLRKEGLVLPPDLALIFKALITMDGVLSAIQPGFDLSDALQKARGRLVMNRVTAAHAPDKAVALLLELSRIADDAPRLLRALTRKLEENPPSQSHANTNGARWIAAAILLAGALIAGALVLA, encoded by the coding sequence ATGCTGAAAACGATCATCGTGGCCGCCCGCGACCGGGAACGGCTGGCCGAAATCACCGCCATCACCACCCGCTTCGGTCTCGACATGCTGCTCGCCCGGCTGGGATTGGCAAAGGGAGACAGGGCGCAGGCGGACAGCGTTCCCGACCTCCCCCGCCGCACTCGCCAGGCGCTCGAAGCGCTCGGTCCCACCTATGTGAAGCTCGGCCAAATCCTCGCCACCCGGCAGGACCTGCTTCCCGAACCCTGGATCGCCGAGTTCGAAAAGCTCCACAGCGCCGCGCCGACCTTGCCCTTCGAAACGCTGCGCCCACGGCTTGAGGAGGCGCTGGGCGAACCGCCCGAAACTGCCTTCGCCTCATTCGACCCGCAACCGCTCGCCGCCGCCTCCATGGCGCAAGTGCATCGCGCCACCCTGCACGACGGGCGGCAGGTGGTGGTGAAAATCCGCCGCCCCGGCATTCGCCAGCGTATGCAGGCCGACCTGCGCCTCATCACCCATCTCGCCGGCATCGTCGAAGCCGGCAGCAAGGAAGCGCGCCGCTTCCAGCCCCAGGCGCTCGTCCAGCAATTGCTCGACACGGTACTGGAGGAACTGGACTTCACCAATGAGGGCCGCAACGCCGACCGGCTGCGCGAAGACCTGGCCACCAATCGCGCTATAGTCGTCCCCGCAATCCACTGGCGCTATTGCGCCGAAACCGTGCTGGTCATGGATTATGTCGAAGGCGTGCCTCCGCGTGACGGCGACACGCTGCGCGCCGTCGGTATCGATCCCGCCGCCATCGCGGACCTGGGCGCCGCGCTGGTGCTCGACATGGTGCTGGTGAACGGCCGCTTCCATGGCGATCCGCATCCCGGCAATCTGCTGTGCCTGCCCGGCAATCGCCTGGCGCTGCTCGACCTCGGCCTCATCGGCCATGTCAGCGCGCGGCGGCAGCAGGAATTTCTGACCTTCATCCTCTCGCTCCGTTCCGGCGACGCACAAACGCTGGCCGACACTCTGATTGCCTGGTCGCAAGGCAGTACGCCCAGCCGCGAGCGCGTGCTGACCGCCGCCGATTTCCTGGTCGCCCGCCATGGCAGCGGCCCGTTGATACTGGGCCGCATGGTGGCGGATTTCTTCCCGTTGCTGCGTAAGGAAGGGTTGGTGCTGCCGCCCGACCTCGCCCTGATCTTCAAGGCGCTCATCACGATGGACGGAGTGTTGAGCGCGATTCAGCCCGGTTTCGACCTGTCCGATGCGCTGCAAAAGGCGCGCGGGCGATTGGTGATGAACCGCGTGACGGCGGCCCATGCGCCGGACAAGGCGGTCGCGCTGCTGCTCGAACTTTCCCGCATCGCCGACGATGCTCCCCGCCTGCTCCGCGCACTGACACGAAAGCTGGAGGAAAACCCGCCTTCGCAAAGCCACGCAAATACCAATGGCGCACGCTGGATCGCGGCGGCAATCCTGCTGGCTGGCGCGCTCATCGCCGGCGCACTGGTGCTGGCCTAG